From a region of the Synechococcus sp. PCC 7335 genome:
- a CDS encoding putative baseplate assembly protein — protein sequence MEFDFLSRLPNSNLDDRQFKDLVEECLLRIPRYCPEWTNHNPSDPGITLVELFGWLTDQMMMRFNQVPRRNYVAFLELLGIRLQPPAPAHTALTFYLSASLPDPYTIPAAVEVATERTETEEAIVFSTDQALTIGIPHIIHLLTAETTEHQPGALRDRLSVRWTRRPDGQWTGAEQEIFEATPQPGNCFYLVLDPEQSLEGNVIALHFAGETATPTGIRPEAPPRRWEAWNGQTWVSDVLMQESDDDTHGFSFYDSGSNSDIQQGEVVLHLPPRFPITEFASYRGRWVRCVCTETTLGAPYTRSPRLLSVAARSLGGTVAARQCSTIHNELLGESNGQAGQTFQLHSTPILPRQASETLVVMLPDGHQQVWQEVNDFADSGAEDLHYTLDSLTGLIQLGPLIREPSQLRTATRLRFEQQSRQHSYPNGRYPNSRFPTGETAVLPMAPQLLERQYGAVPPQGAILTMRAYRTGGGQQGNVQSQTLRVIKSAVPYVASVTNHQAADLGADAESLDLAVLRVPKLLRTRDRAVTPEDFETLTIEAGAGTVARSLCPRQLNTQPGVITVMVVPKNNLGDIEAGLGISPQALSLTPQLSQPVLQYLDERRPLGLQVKLASPSYVGVSVTTEVAIDPSYGSPEAKQAIQQDLQVALYRFLNPLTGGADGRGWPFGTPVYPSDIITLLQSMAGVRYLGTVMLYEIRQQGTEWVRRLAPANVVTPAPLGLVCSWADAQLRSGHTVNLIG from the coding sequence ATGGAATTTGACTTTTTGTCTAGGCTTCCAAACTCTAATTTAGACGACCGTCAGTTTAAAGATTTGGTCGAAGAATGTTTGTTGCGCATTCCCCGGTATTGTCCTGAATGGACCAACCATAACCCCAGCGATCCTGGCATCACCCTGGTGGAATTGTTCGGCTGGCTCACCGATCAAATGATGATGCGGTTTAACCAAGTGCCGCGTCGTAATTATGTGGCATTTTTAGAGCTGCTTGGTATCCGGTTACAGCCACCGGCTCCGGCCCACACCGCCCTGACCTTTTATCTATCGGCCAGTTTGCCCGACCCCTACACCATTCCTGCTGCGGTAGAAGTCGCCACTGAACGCACCGAAACAGAAGAGGCGATTGTGTTTAGTACGGACCAAGCCCTTACCATTGGGATTCCTCATATTATTCATCTGCTGACAGCAGAGACGACAGAGCATCAGCCTGGTGCCCTGCGTGATCGATTGTCTGTGCGGTGGACTCGTCGCCCTGATGGGCAATGGACCGGTGCAGAACAGGAGATCTTTGAGGCCACGCCTCAGCCTGGTAATTGTTTTTATCTGGTGCTCGATCCAGAACAATCGTTAGAAGGGAATGTGATTGCGCTACATTTCGCCGGTGAAACGGCCACCCCCACCGGCATTCGACCAGAAGCGCCCCCCAGGCGATGGGAGGCCTGGAATGGTCAAACCTGGGTATCGGATGTGCTGATGCAAGAAAGTGATGATGACACCCACGGGTTTAGTTTTTATGATTCTGGCAGTAACAGCGATATTCAGCAGGGGGAGGTTGTTTTACATTTGCCCCCCCGCTTTCCCATCACCGAATTTGCCAGCTATCGAGGCCGCTGGGTTCGGTGTGTGTGTACAGAGACAACGCTGGGGGCACCGTATACTCGTTCCCCTCGGTTGCTCAGTGTGGCGGCTCGCTCTCTAGGGGGAACGGTGGCCGCTCGCCAATGTTCCACCATTCACAATGAATTGCTAGGAGAGAGTAACGGTCAGGCAGGCCAGACCTTCCAATTGCACAGTACGCCCATCTTGCCGCGACAAGCATCTGAAACCTTAGTGGTCATGCTGCCCGATGGCCATCAGCAAGTGTGGCAAGAGGTCAATGATTTTGCCGACTCAGGGGCAGAAGATCTCCATTACACGCTGGATTCTCTGACGGGGCTGATCCAGTTGGGTCCTCTAATTCGAGAACCGTCCCAACTCAGAACAGCCACTCGCTTGCGTTTTGAGCAACAATCTCGCCAACACTCTTACCCAAATGGCCGTTACCCAAACAGCCGTTTTCCTACCGGTGAAACCGCTGTTCTTCCCATGGCTCCCCAACTATTAGAACGGCAATATGGTGCGGTGCCACCACAGGGCGCGATACTGACCATGCGAGCCTATCGTACTGGTGGTGGCCAACAGGGAAATGTTCAATCCCAAACGTTGCGGGTGATTAAGTCGGCGGTTCCCTATGTGGCCTCCGTGACCAATCATCAAGCAGCTGACCTAGGAGCCGATGCTGAGTCCCTAGACTTGGCAGTATTGAGAGTCCCCAAGTTGTTGCGCACTCGCGATCGCGCGGTCACGCCTGAAGATTTTGAAACCCTGACGATAGAAGCGGGCGCAGGTACTGTTGCCCGTAGCCTTTGTCCCCGTCAGCTCAACACTCAGCCAGGGGTCATCACCGTAATGGTGGTACCCAAAAACAATCTTGGTGACATTGAAGCCGGATTGGGTATTTCACCCCAGGCCCTGAGCCTTACCCCTCAACTCAGCCAGCCCGTGCTCCAATATTTGGATGAACGGCGACCCCTGGGTCTACAGGTCAAGCTCGCCTCTCCCAGCTATGTGGGGGTGAGTGTCACCACGGAGGTGGCGATTGATCCGAGCTATGGTTCGCCAGAAGCCAAACAAGCCATCCAACAAGATCTTCAGGTTGCCCTATATCGGTTTTTAAACCCCTTGACGGGGGGTGCCGATGGCCGTGGCTGGCCCTTTGGCACCCCCGTATATCCCTCTGACATCATTACCCTATTGCAAAGCATGGCCGGTGTTCGGTATTTGGGCACGGTGATGCTGTATGAAATACGGCAGCAGGGAACAGAATGGGTGAGACGACTAGCCCCGGCTAATGTGGTGACACCGGCCCCCCTAGGCTTAGTGTGCTCTTGGGCCGATGCCCAATTGCGCTCGGGCCATACTGTTAATTTAATCGGTTAG
- a CDS encoding cache domain-containing protein, translated as MSEPLPVEAYVETSPTRPQKRRIISIRWTLPLFVVTPVVIGIALTSSLAYISGKRAIDDSIDTIGKEVAKNIENEVLRYLEAPISLSESALAGANSGVLNLQDMRALSNNFWRITQSKQLPKIFFYGNRLGHIAYSERTKEEHIIKIKDVATQDQYITYLADNDGNPVTIKATDAQYNPKAQDWYKNAKKHQQPIWSQVYVAQDGTNLVLTRATPFFNASGQLEGVFGSDISLLELNKFLDDLTESSKGEAFILEKTGALIAASNDANLFSGEGDTFTRVKAEESSNPLLKAMISQLSQKNSGHNGIADHTSSNMISDGFSFNYGGQAQLAYVYNLDVNSNLDSSFSDWLIVVTIPKNTYTKTFNKNTRQTLFWGGVTTVVASLLAFAAARYMLQPIEKLNQAADDIKQHQFNPATLADVMQRPDEFSVLADVFDDMATVVVSREQTLADQVKQLEQEKLQYGTRGSDRYALDAAIRHAKQARNQYLKH; from the coding sequence ATGTCAGAACCATTGCCTGTTGAGGCCTATGTAGAGACCTCACCAACTCGCCCTCAAAAAAGACGGATTATTTCTATTCGTTGGACGTTGCCATTGTTTGTTGTCACACCAGTTGTCATCGGCATCGCGCTAACCAGTTCATTAGCCTATATCAGCGGAAAGCGGGCCATTGATGATTCAATTGATACTATCGGCAAGGAAGTCGCCAAGAATATTGAAAATGAAGTGCTTCGCTATTTAGAGGCACCTATTTCTCTCTCTGAAAGTGCTTTGGCTGGTGCGAATAGTGGCGTTCTCAATCTTCAGGATATGCGCGCGCTGAGCAATAATTTTTGGCGAATTACACAGTCAAAGCAGTTGCCCAAAATTTTTTTCTATGGCAACCGCTTAGGTCACATAGCTTACAGCGAACGAACAAAGGAAGAACACATCATCAAGATCAAGGATGTAGCAACCCAGGATCAATACATCACCTATCTGGCAGATAATGATGGAAACCCTGTGACGATCAAAGCCACAGATGCTCAATACAACCCCAAAGCTCAGGACTGGTATAAGAATGCGAAAAAGCATCAACAACCTATTTGGAGCCAGGTCTATGTTGCCCAGGATGGTACTAACCTTGTGCTTACTCGTGCTACACCCTTTTTCAATGCCTCGGGGCAACTTGAGGGCGTTTTTGGTAGTGATATTTCTCTACTAGAATTAAATAAGTTTCTCGATGACTTAACCGAAAGCTCAAAAGGAGAAGCTTTCATTTTAGAAAAGACAGGTGCTCTGATTGCAGCATCCAATGATGCCAATCTATTTAGTGGTGAGGGAGATACTTTTACACGTGTCAAAGCAGAAGAAAGTAGCAACCCATTGCTCAAAGCAATGATTAGCCAACTATCACAAAAAAATAGTGGTCATAACGGAATCGCAGACCATACATCGAGCAATATGATTTCTGATGGCTTTTCCTTTAACTATGGAGGGCAAGCACAACTCGCCTATGTTTATAATCTCGACGTAAATAGTAATCTCGATAGCAGTTTTAGCGATTGGCTCATTGTGGTCACGATTCCTAAGAATACTTATACCAAGACATTCAACAAGAACACTCGTCAAACACTTTTCTGGGGAGGTGTGACTACGGTTGTTGCCTCACTTTTGGCGTTTGCTGCTGCACGCTATATGTTACAGCCGATTGAAAAGCTAAACCAGGCTGCCGATGACATTAAACAACATCAGTTTAATCCAGCCACCTTAGCAGATGTGATGCAACGTCCTGATGAGTTTAGCGTTTTGGCGGATGTGTTTGATGATATGGCCACGGTGGTGGTGAGTCGAGAGCAAACCTTGGCGGATCAGGTTAAACAACTGGAGCAAGAGAAGCTACAGTATGGCACCCGAGGTAGCGATCGCTATGCCTTGGATGCTGCCATACGCCATGCGAAGCAGGCTCGCAATCAGTACCTTAAGCATTGA
- a CDS encoding Nif11-like leader peptide family natural product precursor has product MAKEQVMKLYREAQANPGLRDVLNTAPNIESFVTMANQRGFVFSLNEWRDMMRFSVEELECKVSEIPGI; this is encoded by the coding sequence ATGGCTAAAGAACAAGTAATGAAGTTGTATCGTGAGGCTCAGGCAAATCCTGGTTTGCGAGATGTGCTTAATACGGCTCCCAATATAGAATCTTTTGTGACTATGGCGAATCAACGAGGGTTTGTTTTTTCGCTGAATGAATGGCGAGATATGATGCGATTTTCAGTGGAAGAGTTGGAGTGTAAGGTCTCTGAGATTCCGGGGATTTGA
- a CDS encoding DUF4255 domain-containing protein, with translation MSNSLAIAAVTTTLQSLINQGIRSVIDSATVTALTLEKSQANSDSNRINLLMYHAMPKLELGHQQSLHPRGKIRTPHKTSVAVDLYYLVAAYGENGSEAKSHLLLGRVIQFLADGLVLNSTEIEMATARELPESDLHRQIETIQITPVALDFDEISKVWQVLQQPYRPSVVYKVSVIMIDTGSRESTAMPVLTRSGVDGAPFVVSGLPPMITGVTLPNRQPSARLGDRMLIRAEHLAGERVTVQLRHLLLDESIDLAPQGTPTGTAVEVVLPPADGSNDYPWIAGFWTVAVGVLHASGSMRVSNEYPLAIAPIISALEPLEEAAGNLSLSLTCVPAVREEQRVMLIWGARTIAVYEMSTPDDQPGASRLTFRIREMTPGVYPVRLRVDGVDSMPVDMAAVPLRIDPLQQVRITVP, from the coding sequence ATGAGTAACTCGTTGGCCATTGCTGCGGTCACTACTACATTGCAGTCCCTGATTAACCAAGGGATTCGCAGTGTTATTGATAGTGCCACTGTCACGGCGCTGACGTTGGAAAAATCTCAGGCTAATAGTGATAGCAACCGGATTAATCTGTTGATGTATCATGCGATGCCCAAACTAGAACTCGGACATCAACAGTCGCTCCATCCCCGTGGAAAAATCAGGACACCGCATAAAACATCTGTTGCAGTAGATCTGTATTATCTGGTGGCGGCCTATGGGGAAAATGGGAGTGAGGCAAAAAGTCATCTTTTATTAGGGCGGGTGATTCAGTTTTTGGCGGATGGGCTTGTTCTGAATTCGACAGAAATTGAGATGGCGACGGCGAGAGAACTGCCCGAGAGTGACTTACATCGCCAAATTGAAACGATACAAATTACGCCTGTAGCACTTGACTTTGATGAAATATCGAAGGTGTGGCAGGTGCTACAACAACCCTATCGACCCAGTGTGGTCTACAAAGTTTCGGTGATTATGATTGACACTGGCAGTCGAGAAAGTACAGCGATGCCGGTGTTGACTCGTAGTGGTGTGGATGGTGCTCCTTTTGTTGTATCGGGGTTACCGCCGATGATTACGGGGGTAACGTTGCCCAATCGCCAACCCAGTGCTCGTCTGGGTGATCGGATGTTGATTCGCGCTGAGCATTTGGCGGGTGAGCGGGTAACCGTTCAGTTGCGTCATCTGTTGTTGGATGAGTCGATTGATTTGGCTCCTCAAGGGACTCCTACGGGCACAGCGGTGGAGGTTGTTTTACCCCCTGCTGATGGTTCTAATGATTATCCTTGGATAGCAGGATTTTGGACGGTGGCGGTGGGGGTGTTACACGCCTCGGGTTCGATGCGGGTGAGCAATGAGTATCCGCTGGCGATCGCTCCGATTATTTCAGCGTTGGAACCGCTGGAGGAAGCTGCGGGGAATTTGAGTCTGTCGTTGACTTGTGTGCCTGCGGTGCGTGAGGAGCAGCGGGTGATGTTGATTTGGGGAGCGCGCACCATTGCGGTGTATGAGATGTCTACTCCGGATGATCAGCCGGGGGCATCTCGTCTGACGTTTCGGATTCGTGAGATGACGCCGGGGGTGTATCCGGTGCGGCTACGGGTGGATGGGGTGGATAGTATGCCGGTGGATATGGCAGCGGTACCCCTACGGATTGACCCGTTGCAGCAGGTGAGGATTACGGTGCCATGA
- a CDS encoding phage tail protein, protein MAQLRAGQMVAIELVPLQEPAPASGSAITFSPSDRLSPITAIQPPALSTRLSLHPGEASELVVRIKNQGDHPLQLQFAVSGEMPRDWWRLRTEGSTLPTRHQMEVVLYFAISSNFFERPLSPEQLPLQLDYKGQLKIIATAPRGDSETHINPFNLLVRPPSLYLDFLPDIYRRIDIVGRFLKIFETTFEPTVDILDHLWAYLDPLIAPQAMLPFLAHWVGWSFEGPLSLEQQRTLIRYAMEIYRWRGTRRGLRFYLHLASGLPLDDHLPVEAQKSIGIHENFSPGHVLGQTVLGASTLLGGTRPCHFSVQLRPPANYPLDEALIRTIIDQETSAFCSYDLFIETPPGTSPDTGSDTS, encoded by the coding sequence ATGGCACAACTCCGAGCCGGACAGATGGTCGCTATTGAACTGGTGCCTTTACAAGAGCCAGCACCTGCCTCTGGCTCAGCAATTACCTTTTCCCCCTCGGATAGGCTATCCCCAATAACAGCAATTCAGCCCCCCGCCTTGTCCACGCGCCTAAGTCTGCATCCTGGAGAAGCGAGTGAGTTAGTTGTCCGGATCAAAAATCAAGGGGACCATCCGCTCCAACTCCAATTCGCCGTGTCTGGGGAGATGCCCCGAGACTGGTGGCGGCTACGGACAGAGGGCTCCACATTGCCCACACGCCACCAAATGGAGGTTGTGCTGTACTTTGCGATCTCGTCTAATTTTTTTGAACGTCCGCTGTCGCCAGAACAACTACCCCTACAGCTGGATTACAAAGGACAACTCAAAATAATCGCGACTGCGCCACGGGGTGATAGCGAAACTCACATCAACCCGTTTAACCTGTTAGTGCGCCCGCCCAGTTTATACCTGGACTTTTTACCCGACATTTATCGTCGCATTGACATCGTGGGCCGATTTCTCAAAATTTTTGAGACCACCTTTGAACCCACCGTAGATATTCTCGACCACCTCTGGGCTTACTTAGACCCCCTAATCGCACCCCAAGCCATGCTGCCATTTTTGGCCCATTGGGTGGGGTGGTCATTTGAAGGGCCCCTTAGTTTGGAGCAACAACGCACCCTCATTCGCTACGCCATGGAGATTTACCGTTGGCGTGGTACCCGACGAGGGTTGAGATTTTATTTGCATTTGGCCAGCGGACTGCCCCTAGATGATCATTTGCCCGTTGAGGCGCAAAAATCCATTGGCATCCACGAAAACTTTAGTCCTGGACATGTGCTGGGCCAAACCGTACTGGGTGCCTCTACCCTGCTGGGTGGCACTCGTCCTTGTCACTTTTCTGTTCAATTGCGGCCCCCTGCCAATTACCCCCTCGATGAAGCCTTGATTCGGACCATTATCGATCAAGAAACCTCCGCATTTTGTAGCTACGACCTCTTTATCGAAACGCCTCCAGGCACTAGCCCAGATACTGGCTCAGATACTAGTTAA
- a CDS encoding ATP-binding protein, whose protein sequence is MSSWEENNRAYLLAVCQGLRLRLRRLVGDEAVTAEMIAEAEAAITEAAGVEPPPAAIDVSYRFNLSELEKEILLLCVAMEVDPLLPELCDRAQGDRGWAFPTFALGFQLFEEVRWDVMTVDAPLRYWRLVELHGAQPQPLPQTMLKADERIVNHIMGSGRLDHRLESLLMPLMGAGQEKLRISESQQVVVSELCESLARAKGALPIVQLLGTSEETKSLVAQVVAGQFGAQLYGLMGELIPTGNSDFSQFLRLWERETYLSRVGLFIDTQELEAEAQSKVSLRRFLSQCSGLVFVDSREVRLPSHRQAITREVAKPTPLEQREAWIEVLGKEEAAQAAVLSCQFCLNLSEIEEIGIQNAKVKIHKEEEESNALKIASNEMEEKGKKGKGKREDRSGSVPPSLFPLPPFPILWNACLNRTRPRLESLAQRIDVKATWDQLVLPDEAMGVLRQIVDQVRLRSKVYDDWGFRERMNRGLGVSAMFAGPSGTGKTMAAEVIANELNLHLYRIDLSSVVSKYIGETEKNLRRLFDAAEEGGAILFFDEADALFGKRSEVKDSHDRYANVEINYLLQRIEAYRGVAVLATNLRGALDNAFLRRLRFLVEFPFPTKEKRQEMWRKVFPEGMTHEALDDKRLGRFNVTGGTIQSVAINAAFMSVANGGGITMNSMLEAMRDEYRKQGRPVHDVEFKNEAEARAEEAWESTSGWQRRPTGGVNAEQITGRQANARAQSWER, encoded by the coding sequence ATGAGTAGCTGGGAAGAGAATAATCGGGCTTATTTGTTAGCGGTTTGCCAGGGCTTGCGGCTGCGGTTGCGTCGGTTGGTAGGCGATGAGGCGGTGACGGCTGAGATGATTGCTGAGGCGGAAGCGGCGATTACCGAAGCAGCGGGGGTGGAGCCACCACCAGCGGCGATTGATGTGAGCTATCGGTTTAATCTCTCTGAGCTGGAAAAAGAGATTTTGTTGTTGTGCGTGGCGATGGAGGTGGACCCGCTGTTGCCGGAGCTATGCGATCGGGCGCAGGGGGACCGGGGTTGGGCGTTTCCCACGTTTGCGTTGGGGTTTCAGTTATTTGAAGAGGTGCGGTGGGATGTGATGACGGTGGATGCGCCGTTACGCTATTGGCGATTGGTGGAACTCCATGGGGCTCAGCCGCAGCCGTTACCGCAGACGATGCTGAAGGCGGATGAGCGGATCGTAAATCATATTATGGGTTCGGGTCGGTTGGATCATCGACTGGAATCACTGTTGATGCCTTTAATGGGGGCAGGACAGGAGAAGCTGAGGATTTCGGAGTCGCAGCAAGTAGTTGTGTCGGAGTTGTGTGAGTCGTTGGCGCGTGCGAAGGGGGCATTGCCGATTGTGCAGTTGTTGGGGACTAGTGAGGAAACGAAGTCTTTGGTAGCTCAGGTGGTGGCGGGTCAGTTTGGGGCGCAGCTATACGGATTGATGGGGGAGTTGATTCCGACGGGGAATAGTGACTTTTCTCAGTTTCTGCGGCTATGGGAGCGGGAGACGTATTTGTCGCGGGTGGGGTTGTTTATTGATACTCAGGAGCTGGAGGCGGAGGCGCAAAGTAAGGTGTCGTTGCGGCGGTTTTTGAGTCAGTGTAGTGGGTTGGTGTTTGTGGACAGTCGGGAGGTGCGGTTGCCGTCCCATCGGCAGGCGATTACGAGAGAGGTGGCGAAACCGACGCCACTGGAACAGCGAGAGGCTTGGATAGAGGTGTTGGGTAAGGAAGAGGCAGCGCAGGCGGCGGTTTTAAGTTGTCAGTTTTGTTTGAATTTATCTGAGATAGAGGAGATAGGAATTCAGAATGCGAAAGTAAAAATTCACAAGGAAGAGGAAGAAAGTAACGCGTTAAAAATAGCAAGTAACGAGATGGAGGAAAAAGGGAAAAAGGGAAAAGGAAAAAGGGAAGATAGATCTGGCAGCGTCCCCCCTTCCCTCTTTCCCCTTCCCCCTTTCCCTATTCTTTGGAATGCCTGTCTCAACCGTACTCGCCCTCGTTTGGAATCGCTGGCGCAGCGAATTGATGTGAAAGCGACCTGGGATCAGCTGGTACTCCCCGACGAGGCGATGGGTGTACTACGGCAGATTGTAGATCAGGTGCGGTTGCGATCGAAGGTTTACGATGACTGGGGCTTTCGGGAGCGGATGAATCGGGGGCTGGGGGTGAGTGCGATGTTTGCGGGGCCGAGTGGGACGGGGAAGACGATGGCGGCGGAGGTGATTGCGAATGAGTTGAATTTACACCTCTATAGAATTGATTTGTCGTCGGTGGTGAGTAAGTACATTGGCGAGACGGAGAAGAATTTGCGCAGGTTGTTTGATGCTGCGGAGGAAGGTGGGGCGATTTTGTTTTTTGATGAGGCGGATGCGTTGTTTGGGAAGCGGAGTGAGGTGAAGGATAGTCATGATCGGTATGCGAATGTGGAGATTAATTATTTGTTGCAGAGGATTGAAGCGTATCGGGGGGTGGCGGTGTTGGCGACGAATTTGCGGGGGGCGTTGGATAATGCGTTTTTGAGAAGGTTGAGGTTTTTGGTGGAGTTTCCGTTTCCGACGAAAGAGAAACGGCAGGAAATGTGGCGGAAGGTGTTTCCGGAGGGGATGACGCACGAGGCGCTCGATGATAAACGGCTAGGGCGCTTTAATGTCACGGGCGGGACAATCCAATCGGTGGCGATAAATGCGGCATTTATGTCGGTAGCGAACGGGGGGGGGATAACGATGAACTCGATGTTGGAGGCGATGAGGGACGAGTATAGGAAGCAGGGGCGGCCAGTACACGATGTCGAATTTAAGAACGAAGCAGAGGCGAGGGCAGAGGAAGCGTGGGAGAGCACAAGTGGCTGGCAACGGCGACCGACTGGCGGTGTCAATGCAGAACAAATCACAGGGAGGCAGGCGAACGCACGCGCACAGAGCTGGGAGCGCTGA
- a CDS encoding reverse transcriptase/maturase family protein: protein MSGLIGRIASDEVIDRAYAWLSNARKDYHHNNDDVWQVRRWWTQKKPILQAQLLAGTYRFQEQRLIRGKERIVELWCAMDALVLKAMAIVLGEVLRPHLSERVFHLAGSGGMKAAVREVARNVAKNVFVFRTDVKGYYACIDQGILYGQVAGYVDDEKVLGLVGQYLARFVSDGGEYVDISQGISLGCPLSPLMGALYLKPLDDAMAKLGCFYVRFMDDWVVLSRTRWRLRRAIRVVNGVMNVLRVVKHPEKTFIGRVARGFEFLGYWFSGEG from the coding sequence ATGTCAGGGTTGATTGGGCGAATTGCGTCAGATGAGGTGATTGATCGGGCCTATGCGTGGTTAAGCAATGCCCGCAAGGATTATCACCACAATAATGATGATGTGTGGCAGGTGCGGCGGTGGTGGACTCAAAAGAAACCGATCTTGCAGGCGCAGTTGCTGGCAGGGACGTATCGATTTCAGGAGCAGCGATTGATTCGGGGGAAGGAACGCATCGTTGAGTTGTGGTGTGCGATGGATGCGTTGGTGTTGAAAGCGATGGCGATTGTGTTGGGAGAGGTGTTGCGGCCGCATTTGTCGGAGCGGGTATTTCATCTGGCAGGGAGTGGAGGGATGAAGGCGGCGGTGCGGGAGGTAGCACGGAATGTCGCTAAGAATGTGTTTGTGTTTCGGACGGATGTGAAGGGATATTACGCCTGTATTGATCAGGGGATATTGTATGGGCAGGTGGCGGGGTATGTGGATGATGAAAAGGTTTTGGGGTTGGTGGGGCAGTATTTGGCGCGGTTTGTGTCGGATGGGGGGGAGTATGTGGATATTTCCCAGGGGATCTCCTTGGGGTGTCCGTTGTCGCCGTTGATGGGGGCGCTTTATTTGAAGCCGTTGGATGATGCGATGGCGAAATTGGGGTGCTTTTATGTGCGGTTTATGGATGATTGGGTGGTTTTGTCGCGGACGCGGTGGAGGTTGCGGCGGGCGATTCGGGTGGTGAATGGGGTGATGAATGTGCTCCGGGTGGTGAAGCATCCGGAGAAGACGTTTATTGGTCGGGTCGCGCGGGGGTTTGAGTTTTTGGGGTATTGGTTTTCGGGCGAAGGTTAA
- a CDS encoding GPW/gp25 family protein: MTVQGGFQRSNKYRNLDESIVIILGTRLGERVYRPEFGSRLHELVFAPLNDETMLLAQIYAREALQQWEPRITVEAVAATPLPDAASLRIAVNYRIRGTHHRRSLVYPFYLTPSA, encoded by the coding sequence ATGACCGTGCAAGGCGGATTCCAGCGAAGTAACAAGTACCGAAATCTTGATGAATCAATTGTTATCATCCTAGGCACACGGTTGGGAGAACGGGTCTATCGTCCCGAATTCGGCTCGCGGCTACATGAACTCGTCTTCGCACCCTTAAACGATGAAACAATGTTGCTCGCCCAAATTTATGCCCGTGAAGCGTTGCAACAATGGGAGCCTCGCATCACTGTTGAAGCCGTCGCCGCAACCCCTCTGCCGGATGCCGCGAGTCTTCGCATTGCGGTTAATTACCGTATCCGAGGAACCCACCATCGGCGCAGCTTAGTTTATCCGTTTTATCTCACACCGTCTGCTTGA
- a CDS encoding DUF4157 domain-containing protein gives MFESTQRKRDKQTQTKSEADNYWLPAWQQQDVSSTPMQRQAAMYYDVDAMLDKVASEQDTAVQRQSADQTNENRTGMPDRLKSGLENLSGYDLSNVRVRYNSPKPAQLNAHAYAQGQSIHLAPGQEKHLPHESWHIVQQMQGRVKPTMQAHGVDINDDVALEREADRMGAKAARG, from the coding sequence ATGTTTGAATCCACACAGCGTAAACGAGACAAGCAGACTCAAACGAAATCCGAAGCAGATAACTATTGGCTGCCCGCGTGGCAACAGCAAGATGTTAGCTCGACTCCGATGCAGCGGCAGGCCGCAATGTACTACGACGTGGATGCCATGCTAGACAAAGTAGCATCAGAGCAAGACACCGCTGTTCAACGACAAAGCGCTGATCAAACAAACGAAAACCGCACCGGCATGCCCGATCGTCTAAAGTCTGGTCTAGAAAACCTCTCCGGCTACGATCTCTCCAACGTCCGCGTCCGCTATAACTCCCCCAAACCAGCCCAACTCAACGCCCATGCCTACGCTCAAGGACAGTCTATCCACCTCGCCCCTGGCCAAGAAAAACATCTCCCCCACGAAAGCTGGCACATCGTACAACAAATGCAAGGACGAGTGAAACCCACTATGCAAGCTCACGGTGTAGACATCAACGATGATGTCGCCCTAGAACGAGAAGCTGATCGCATGGGAGCAAAAGCCGCTCGCGGATAA